A portion of the Manihot esculenta cultivar AM560-2 chromosome 2, M.esculenta_v8, whole genome shotgun sequence genome contains these proteins:
- the LOC110606764 gene encoding uncharacterized protein LOC110606764: MAATPSHLTSSLAQNYSFNPSSIPISHRYPLHRSNYRPAPALPTKYRLVSLWTPKPRPKISCEATEVSVSEQSPTAGGGGGNWIPVVPLAALPKGERRVIIQDGDTILLLWYKDEVFAIENRSPAEGAYSEGLINAKLTQDGCIVCPTTDSTFDLRTGAIKDWYPKNPVLRVLTPALRTLYVYPVKTDEDNIYINMRGGVKSDASAEIVFSGKAQPGMTASDVNVDEVRMVVDEEQEGFGFSGKNELINGKAAVIGFLLLLDFELLTGKGLLKGTGFLDFIYAATNAFK, translated from the exons ATGGCTGCCACTCCCTCCCATCTCACCTCATCCTTGGCCCAAAATTACTCTTTTAACCCTTCAAGTATCCCCATTTCTCACCGCTACCCGCTGCACCGTTCCAACTACCGCCCAGCCCCCGCATTGCCCACAAAATATCGGCTTGTCTCTCTATGGACTCCCAAGCCTCGACCCAAAATTTCGTGTGAGGCGACGGAAGTATCGGTGAGTGAGCAGTCTCCTACTGCGGGTGGAGGCGGAGGGAACTGGATTCCGGTGGTTCCCTTGGCGGCGCTGCCAAAAGGAGAAAGGCGTGTGATAATTCAAGATGGGGATACGATACTGTTGCTGTGGTATAAGGATGAGGTTTTCGCTATTGAGAATAGGTCACCTGCTGAGGGAGCTTATAGTGAAGGACTCATCAATGCCAAGCTTACTCAG GATGGTTGTATAGTTTGTCCAACAACGGATAGCACATTTGATCTTCGGACTGGAGCCATTAAAGATTGGTATCCAAAAAATCCAGTGCTGAGAGTTCTCACGCCTGCTTTGAGGACACTCTATGTTTATCCTGTAAAAACCGATGAAGACAATATTTATATCAATATGAGAGGAGGTGTAAAATCAGATGCATCTGCAGAAATAGTTTTCAGTGGGAAGGCTCAACCTGGTATGACTGCAAGTGATGTCAATGTCGATGAG GTGAGAATGGTAGTTGACGAGGAACAAGAGGGGTTTGGCTTCAGTGGGAAGAATGAATTGATAAATGGGAAGGCAGCTGTAATTGGCTTCTTGTTGTTGTTAGATTTTGAACTCTTAACTGGTAAAGGTCTCCTCAAGGGCACAGGTTTCTTGGATTTTATTTATGCTGCAACTAATGCTTTCAAGTAG